The Streptomyces cynarae genome contains a region encoding:
- a CDS encoding GlxA family transcriptional regulator, translated as MRTLLVVLFDGVQSLDVTGPVEVFAGAELRRPGSYRLVTASLDGGPVRTSSGLTLAADHALCDAPAPHTLIVPGGQGSRHPDERLLDWLREHGPRADRLVSVCTGAVLLARAGLLDGRRATTHWAYCDTLARHHPEIEVDPDPIYVRDGHVATSAGVTSGIDLALALVEEDLGRDTALTIARHLVVFLRRPGNQAQFSAQLAAQTARREPLREVQQWISEHPDDDLTVEALAARARLSPRHFARAFQAETGMPPGRYVDRVRLEHARRLLEDTGDGVEEIARASGYGTPEAMRRAFVKALGASPAEYRRRFRPATTP; from the coding sequence ATGCGCACCCTCCTGGTCGTCCTCTTCGACGGCGTTCAGAGTCTTGACGTCACCGGCCCGGTGGAGGTCTTCGCGGGCGCCGAGCTGCGCCGCCCCGGGTCCTACCGCCTCGTCACCGCCTCCCTGGACGGCGGCCCTGTCCGCACCTCCAGCGGCCTCACGCTGGCGGCCGACCACGCCCTCTGCGACGCGCCCGCCCCGCACACCCTGATCGTTCCCGGCGGTCAGGGCAGCCGGCACCCCGATGAGCGCCTGCTCGACTGGCTGCGGGAACACGGTCCCCGCGCCGACCGTCTGGTCTCCGTCTGCACCGGCGCCGTCCTGCTGGCCCGCGCGGGCCTCCTCGACGGGCGCCGGGCCACGACCCACTGGGCGTACTGCGACACGCTGGCCCGCCACCATCCGGAGATCGAGGTCGACCCCGACCCCATCTACGTACGCGACGGACACGTCGCCACCTCCGCCGGCGTCACCTCCGGCATCGACCTCGCCCTGGCCCTCGTCGAGGAGGACCTGGGTCGTGACACCGCCCTGACCATAGCCCGCCACCTGGTCGTCTTCCTGCGCCGCCCCGGCAACCAGGCCCAGTTCAGCGCTCAGCTCGCCGCCCAGACCGCGCGGCGCGAGCCCTTGCGCGAGGTCCAGCAGTGGATCAGCGAGCACCCGGACGACGACCTCACCGTGGAGGCGCTCGCCGCCCGGGCCCGGCTGTCGCCCCGTCACTTCGCCCGCGCCTTCCAGGCCGAGACAGGGATGCCCCCGGGCCGCTATGTCGACCGCGTCCGCCTCGAACACGCCCGCCGTCTGCTGGAGGACACCGGCGACGGCGTGGAGGAGATCGCCCGCGCCAGCGGCTACGGCACCCCGGAGGCCATGCGGCGTGCCTTCGTCAAGGCCCTCGGGGCCTCCCCGGCGGAGTACCGCCGCCGGTTCCGCCCCGCCACCACCCCCTGA
- the idi gene encoding isopentenyl-diphosphate Delta-isomerase, with protein sequence MPITPATATHRSPNGTAEAVMLELVDENGTTIGTAEKLAAHQPPGRLHRAFSVFLFDERGRLLLQQRALGKYHSPGVWSNTCCGHPYPGEAPFAAAARRTYEELGVSPSLLAEAGTVRYNHPDPDSGLVEQEYNHLFVGLVQSPLHPDPEEVGATAFVTTEELAQRHAEDRFSSWFMTVLDAARPAIRELTGPSAGW encoded by the coding sequence ATGCCGATCACACCTGCCACCGCGACGCACCGTTCGCCGAACGGCACCGCCGAAGCCGTCATGCTGGAGCTGGTCGACGAGAACGGCACCACGATCGGCACCGCCGAGAAGCTCGCCGCCCATCAGCCGCCGGGCCGGCTGCACCGGGCGTTCTCGGTGTTCCTCTTCGACGAGCGGGGCCGGCTGCTGCTCCAGCAGCGGGCGCTGGGCAAGTACCACTCCCCCGGCGTCTGGTCGAACACCTGCTGCGGCCACCCCTACCCGGGTGAGGCGCCGTTCGCGGCGGCGGCCCGGCGGACGTACGAGGAGCTGGGCGTCTCCCCGTCGCTGCTCGCCGAGGCGGGCACGGTCCGCTACAACCATCCGGATCCGGACTCGGGCCTGGTGGAGCAGGAGTACAACCACCTCTTCGTCGGCCTGGTGCAGTCCCCCCTGCACCCGGACCCGGAGGAGGTCGGGGCGACGGCGTTCGTGACCACGGAGGAGCTGGCCCAGCGGCACGCCGAGGACAGGTTCTCGTCGTGGTTCATGACGGTCCTGGACGCGGCGCGGCCCGCGATCAGGGAGCTGACCGGGCCCTCCGCGGGCTGGTGA
- a CDS encoding LPFR motif small protein: MFRAIADVLRQIGGAVATVVTLPLRALARLFGGASDSARRA, encoded by the coding sequence GTGTTCCGTGCGATCGCAGACGTACTGCGCCAGATCGGCGGCGCCGTCGCGACCGTCGTGACGCTGCCGCTGCGGGCACTGGCCCGGCTGTTCGGCGGGGCTTCGGACTCCGCCCGCCGGGCCTGA
- a CDS encoding DJ-1/PfpI family protein, with amino-acid sequence MQIAMVVYDRFTALDVVGPYEILSRLPDARVDFVAERPGAVRTDTGFLALTADKALREVPRPDIVVVAGGPGTLAQLENEALAEWLRAADATSAWTTSVCSGSLLLAAAGLLRGRRATSHWIARDLLRRYGAEPTGQRVVFDGKYVTAAGVSSGIDMALTLVGRIGGDEHAQAVQLLTEYDPQPPYDAGSPEKAPAHLVEEFRASSRFSLT; translated from the coding sequence ATGCAGATCGCCATGGTCGTCTACGACCGCTTCACCGCCCTCGACGTCGTCGGGCCCTACGAGATCCTCAGCCGTCTGCCGGACGCCCGCGTCGACTTCGTCGCCGAGCGGCCGGGCGCCGTCCGCACCGACACGGGATTCCTCGCCCTCACCGCCGACAAGGCCCTGCGGGAGGTGCCCCGCCCCGACATCGTCGTGGTGGCGGGCGGCCCCGGCACGCTCGCGCAGCTGGAGAACGAGGCCCTGGCTGAGTGGCTGCGCGCGGCCGACGCGACCAGCGCCTGGACGACCTCCGTCTGTTCCGGGTCGCTGCTGCTGGCGGCCGCCGGCCTGCTGCGCGGACGGCGGGCGACCAGTCACTGGATCGCGCGGGACCTGTTGCGCCGGTACGGCGCCGAGCCGACCGGGCAGCGAGTGGTCTTCGACGGCAAGTACGTCACCGCCGCCGGGGTCTCCTCAGGCATCGACATGGCGCTCACCCTGGTCGGCAGGATCGGCGGCGACGAGCACGCCCAGGCCGTGCAGTTGCTGACCGAGTACGACCCGCAGCCGCCCTACGACGCCGGGTCGCCCGAGAAGGCGCCCGCGCATCTCGTCGAGGAGTTCCGCGCCTCCAGCCGGTTCAGCCTGACGTAG
- a CDS encoding SCO6745 family protein, translating to MTSPLPERAARRCHNVINPLHSTHYFSPDLSRELTAVGVSDSRAAYFAVRAAAMGPVGAGVVTAAFFNFHPGLVARHVPAVWETASPQVVLAARARAVDATLRRLLGEETVAAKETAEAAQLALRATEACTRHARPLYAAHADLPVPDEPHLALWHAATLLREHRGDGHLAVLLAADLDPVEALVTHTATGKGMSPKWALGTRGWSREDWDAACGRLRERGLLGADDELTEAGTALRGEIEAETDRLDRAPYEHLGAAGVERLTDLAGALLTRALTAGAFPEGMIGKG from the coding sequence ATGACCTCTCCCCTACCGGAGCGCGCCGCGCGGCGCTGCCACAATGTGATCAATCCGCTGCACTCGACGCACTACTTCTCGCCGGATCTGAGCCGGGAACTGACCGCCGTGGGCGTGTCCGACAGCAGAGCCGCCTACTTCGCGGTGCGGGCCGCCGCCATGGGCCCCGTGGGCGCGGGTGTGGTGACGGCCGCGTTCTTCAACTTCCACCCCGGGCTGGTGGCACGGCATGTGCCGGCCGTGTGGGAGACGGCGTCCCCCCAGGTGGTGCTCGCGGCACGCGCGCGTGCAGTCGACGCGACGCTGCGGCGGCTGCTGGGCGAGGAGACCGTCGCCGCCAAGGAGACGGCCGAGGCGGCGCAGCTCGCGCTGCGCGCGACGGAGGCGTGCACCCGGCACGCGCGCCCCCTGTATGCCGCGCACGCCGATCTGCCGGTGCCCGACGAGCCGCACCTGGCGCTCTGGCACGCTGCCACACTGCTGCGGGAGCACCGCGGCGACGGCCATCTCGCGGTGCTGCTGGCGGCGGACCTCGATCCGGTGGAGGCACTGGTGACGCACACCGCGACCGGCAAGGGCATGTCCCCCAAGTGGGCGCTCGGCACGCGCGGCTGGAGCCGGGAGGACTGGGACGCGGCGTGCGGGCGGCTGCGCGAGCGTGGACTGCTCGGTGCGGACGACGAGTTGACCGAGGCGGGCACCGCGCTGCGCGGGGAGATCGAGGCGGAGACCGACCGCCTGGACCGGGCCCCCTACGAACACCTCGGCGCCGCGGGCGTCGAACGGCTGACGGATCTCGCGGGCGCGCTGCTGACCAGGGCCCTCACGGCCGGGGCCTTCCCGGAGGGCATGATCGGCAAGGGATGA
- a CDS encoding ATP-binding protein translates to MENEGRGSGPRPEGGGRAPEGVRPTGPLPYEGVWRFTAAAVDASVPQARHAVRDLLVRQGVPVSDDTVQALLLIVSELVTNAVRHAALLSPMLAVEVAVGPEWVRVAVEDDHPYRPSALEADHGRTGGRGLLLVREVTREAGGVCDVEHTAGGGKVIWAALPLKPTGVF, encoded by the coding sequence ATGGAGAACGAAGGGCGAGGGTCCGGCCCACGCCCTGAAGGCGGCGGAAGGGCGCCGGAAGGCGTGAGGCCGACGGGACCGCTGCCGTACGAGGGGGTGTGGCGGTTCACCGCCGCCGCCGTGGACGCCTCGGTGCCGCAGGCGCGGCACGCGGTGCGGGACCTGCTCGTCCGCCAGGGCGTGCCGGTCTCTGACGACACCGTGCAGGCGCTGTTGCTGATCGTCTCCGAGCTGGTCACCAACGCGGTCCGGCACGCGGCGCTGCTGTCGCCGATGCTCGCCGTGGAGGTCGCCGTCGGCCCCGAGTGGGTGCGGGTGGCGGTGGAGGACGACCACCCCTACCGCCCGAGCGCGCTGGAGGCGGACCACGGCCGCACCGGGGGTCGGGGACTGCTCCTGGTGCGGGAGGTGACGAGGGAGGCCGGCGGGGTGTGCGACGTCGAGCACACGGCCGGCGGCGGCAAGGTGATCTGGGCCGCGCTTCCGCTCAAGCCCACGGGCGTCTTCTGA
- a CDS encoding phosphocholine cytidylyltransferase family protein, whose protein sequence is MIGLVLAAGAGRRLRPYTDTLPKALVPVGPEGAEDSLTVLDLTLGNFAEVGLTEVGVIVGYRKEAVYERKAALEQKYGLKLTLIDNDKAEEWNNAYSLWCGRDALKDGVILANGDTVHPVSVEKTLLAARGDGKKIILALDTVKKLADEEMKVVVDPAKGVQKITKLMDPAEATGEYIGVTLIEGEAAEELADALKATFERDPQLYYEDGYQELVNRGFKIDVAPIGDVPWVEIDNHDDLARGREIACRY, encoded by the coding sequence ATGATCGGCCTCGTGCTGGCGGCCGGCGCCGGACGGCGCCTGCGCCCCTACACCGACACCCTGCCCAAGGCTCTGGTGCCGGTGGGGCCCGAGGGCGCGGAGGACAGCCTCACGGTCCTCGACCTCACGCTCGGCAACTTCGCCGAGGTGGGCCTGACCGAGGTCGGCGTCATCGTCGGCTACCGCAAGGAGGCCGTGTACGAGCGCAAGGCGGCCCTCGAGCAGAAGTACGGCCTGAAGCTCACCCTGATCGACAACGACAAGGCCGAGGAGTGGAACAACGCCTACTCCCTGTGGTGCGGCCGTGACGCCCTCAAGGACGGCGTGATCCTCGCCAACGGCGACACCGTCCACCCGGTCTCGGTCGAGAAGACCCTGCTCGCCGCCCGCGGCGACGGCAAGAAGATCATCCTCGCCCTCGACACGGTCAAGAAGCTCGCCGACGAGGAGATGAAGGTCGTCGTCGACCCCGCCAAGGGCGTCCAGAAGATCACCAAGCTGATGGACCCGGCCGAGGCGACCGGCGAGTACATCGGCGTCACCCTCATCGAGGGCGAGGCCGCCGAGGAGCTGGCCGACGCCCTCAAGGCCACCTTCGAGCGCGACCCGCAGCTGTACTACGAGGACGGCTACCAGGAGCTCGTCAACCGCGGCTTCAAGATCGACGTGGCGCCGATCGGCGACGTCCCGTGGGTCGAGATCGACAACCACGACGACCTGGCCCGGGGGCGGGAGATCGCGTGCCGGTACTGA
- a CDS encoding enoyl-CoA hydratase/isomerase family protein gives MEPQLLHRVADGVATVVIHHPAKRNAMTAAMWETLPPLLDALAADPTVRVLVLTGEGGTFCAGADISTLQDSPEEAQRLAVLAEEALAAFPKPTLAAVRGHCVGGGAQLAAACDLRFAEEGALFGVTPAKLGIVYPASATRRLAALVGPANTKYLLFSGELIDAGRALRTGLVDELLPEGELDKRVTEFTSVLAARSQLTQAAAKEFANGRTHREAYWMEQARGSGDTAEGVAAFLERRAPRFTWTTSG, from the coding sequence ATGGAGCCCCAGCTGCTGCACCGCGTCGCCGACGGGGTCGCGACCGTCGTCATCCACCATCCGGCCAAGCGGAACGCCATGACGGCCGCCATGTGGGAGACGCTGCCGCCGCTGCTCGACGCCCTGGCCGCCGACCCCACGGTCCGGGTACTGGTGCTGACCGGGGAGGGCGGAACGTTCTGCGCGGGCGCCGACATCTCCACGCTCCAGGACTCCCCCGAGGAGGCGCAGCGCCTGGCCGTGCTCGCGGAGGAGGCGCTGGCCGCCTTCCCCAAGCCGACGCTGGCCGCGGTGCGTGGGCACTGTGTGGGCGGCGGCGCCCAGCTTGCGGCCGCCTGCGATCTGCGGTTCGCCGAGGAAGGTGCGCTGTTCGGGGTGACGCCCGCGAAGCTCGGGATCGTCTACCCGGCCTCCGCCACCCGCCGACTGGCCGCGCTGGTCGGCCCGGCGAACACCAAGTACCTGCTGTTCTCCGGCGAGTTGATCGACGCCGGGCGCGCGCTGCGCACCGGTCTCGTCGACGAGCTGCTGCCCGAGGGCGAACTGGACAAGCGGGTCACCGAGTTCACCAGCGTCCTGGCCGCCCGCTCGCAGCTGACGCAGGCCGCGGCCAAGGAGTTCGCGAACGGCCGCACGCACCGCGAGGCGTACTGGATGGAGCAGGCGCGCGGCAGCGGCGACACCGCGGAGGGCGTCGCCGCGTTCCTTGAGCGCCGCGCGCCGCGCTTCACCTGGACTACGTCAGGCTGA
- a CDS encoding Tex family protein yields MTTPGSLGAGSIEGRIAEELGVRERQVKAAVELLDGGSTVPFIARYRKEATEMLDDAQLRTIEERLRYLRELEERRTAILESVREQGKLTEELEARIRGAETKARLEDIYLPYKPKRRTKAQIAREAGLEPLAEGLLGDPTVEPVAAAAAFVDADKGVPDPQAALEGARAILTERFAEDADLIGELRERMWVRGRLASKVREGKEETGAKFADYFDFAEPFTELPSHRVLALLRGEKEEVLDLVLEPEEPTDGPSSYEGIVAHRFGIADRGRPADKWLLDTVRWAWRTRILVHLGIDLRLRLRTAAEDEAVKVFAANLRDLLLAAPAGTRATLGLDPGFRTGVKVAVVDATGKVVATDVIHPHVPANKWDEAIAKLARLAKEHAVELIAIGNGTASRETDKLAGELISKHPELGLTKVMVSEAGASVYSASAFASQELPDMDVSLRGAVSIARRLQDPLAELVKIDPKSIGVGQYQHDLSEVKLSRSLDAVVEDCVNGVGVDVNTASAPLLARVSGISSGLAENIVAHRDTNGPFTSRAQLKNVARLGPKAYEQCAGFLRIRGGDDPLDASSVHPEAYPVVRRMVKTTGQEVASLIGNTAVLRSMKASDFVDETFGLPTVTDILKELEKPGRDPRPAFKTASFKEGVEKISDLSSGMILEGVVTNVAAFGAFVDVGVHQDGLVHVSAMSKTFVKDPRDVVKPGDIVKVKVLDVDIPRKRISLTLRLDDEAAPQGQPSGGARQRGGRPPQQRQGRQGTGSRQAPPPANSAMADALRRAGLLDQKPGRR; encoded by the coding sequence GTGACGACACCCGGGTCCCTCGGAGCAGGGTCCATCGAAGGCAGGATCGCCGAGGAGCTCGGCGTACGGGAGCGGCAGGTGAAGGCCGCGGTCGAGCTGCTGGACGGCGGCTCGACGGTGCCCTTCATCGCCCGCTACCGCAAGGAAGCGACCGAGATGCTCGACGACGCGCAGCTGCGCACGATCGAGGAGCGGCTGCGCTATCTGCGTGAGCTCGAGGAGCGGCGCACGGCGATCCTCGAGTCGGTGCGGGAGCAGGGCAAGCTCACGGAGGAGCTCGAGGCGCGGATCCGGGGCGCGGAGACCAAGGCGCGCCTGGAGGACATCTACCTCCCCTACAAGCCAAAGCGGCGCACCAAGGCGCAGATCGCACGCGAGGCGGGGCTCGAGCCGCTGGCCGAGGGCCTGCTCGGCGACCCGACGGTGGAGCCCGTGGCCGCGGCGGCCGCGTTCGTCGACGCCGACAAGGGGGTGCCGGACCCGCAGGCCGCGCTGGAGGGCGCGCGGGCGATCCTCACCGAGCGGTTCGCGGAGGACGCGGACCTGATCGGCGAGCTGCGCGAGCGGATGTGGGTGCGCGGACGCCTGGCGTCCAAGGTACGGGAGGGCAAGGAGGAGACGGGCGCCAAGTTCGCCGACTACTTCGACTTCGCCGAGCCCTTCACCGAGCTGCCCTCGCACCGGGTCCTCGCTCTGCTGCGCGGCGAGAAGGAGGAGGTCCTCGACCTCGTCCTGGAGCCGGAGGAGCCGACGGACGGTCCGTCGTCGTACGAGGGGATCGTGGCGCACCGCTTCGGGATCGCCGACCGCGGCCGTCCTGCCGACAAGTGGCTGCTGGACACCGTCCGCTGGGCCTGGCGCACCCGCATCCTGGTGCACCTGGGCATCGACCTGCGGCTCAGGCTGCGTACGGCGGCCGAGGACGAGGCCGTCAAGGTCTTCGCTGCGAATCTGCGCGACCTGCTGCTCGCCGCCCCCGCCGGCACCCGCGCGACGCTGGGCCTGGACCCCGGTTTCCGTACGGGCGTGAAGGTGGCCGTGGTGGACGCGACCGGCAAGGTGGTCGCCACGGACGTCATCCACCCGCACGTCCCGGCCAACAAGTGGGACGAGGCGATCGCCAAGCTGGCCCGGCTGGCCAAGGAGCACGCGGTCGAGCTGATCGCGATCGGCAACGGCACGGCGTCCCGCGAGACGGACAAGCTCGCCGGTGAACTCATCTCCAAGCACCCCGAGTTGGGGCTGACGAAGGTGATGGTGTCCGAGGCCGGCGCGTCGGTGTACTCCGCCTCCGCGTTCGCCTCGCAGGAGCTGCCGGACATGGACGTGTCGCTGCGTGGCGCCGTCTCCATCGCGCGCCGTCTGCAGGACCCGCTCGCCGAACTGGTGAAGATCGACCCGAAGTCGATCGGCGTCGGCCAGTACCAGCACGACCTGTCCGAGGTGAAGCTGTCCCGCTCGCTGGACGCGGTCGTGGAGGACTGTGTGAACGGCGTGGGCGTGGACGTCAACACGGCGTCGGCTCCGCTGCTGGCCCGGGTCTCCGGCATCTCCTCCGGGCTCGCGGAGAACATCGTGGCGCACCGCGACACCAACGGCCCGTTCACGTCCCGCGCCCAGCTGAAGAACGTGGCGCGGCTCGGGCCCAAGGCGTACGAGCAGTGCGCGGGCTTCCTGCGGATCCGGGGCGGTGACGACCCGCTGGACGCCTCCAGCGTGCACCCGGAGGCGTACCCGGTGGTCCGGCGCATGGTGAAGACGACGGGCCAGGAGGTGGCGTCGCTGATCGGGAACACGGCGGTGCTGCGCTCGATGAAGGCGTCCGACTTCGTGGACGAGACGTTCGGTCTGCCGACGGTGACCGACATCCTCAAGGAGCTGGAGAAGCCGGGGCGCGACCCGCGGCCCGCGTTCAAGACGGCCAGCTTCAAGGAGGGCGTGGAGAAGATCTCCGACCTGTCGTCCGGGATGATCCTGGAGGGCGTGGTCACGAACGTCGCCGCGTTCGGCGCCTTCGTCGACGTCGGCGTCCACCAGGACGGTCTGGTGCACGTCTCCGCGATGTCGAAGACGTTCGTCAAGGACCCGCGGGACGTGGTGAAGCCGGGTGACATCGTCAAGGTGAAGGTCCTGGACGTCGACATTCCGCGCAAGCGGATCTCGCTGACGCTGCGGCTGGACGACGAGGCGGCTCCGCAGGGGCAGCCCTCCGGCGGCGCCCGGCAGCGCGGCGGGCGTCCCCCGCAGCAGCGCCAGGGCCGCCAGGGCACGGGCTCCCGCCAGGCGCCCCCGCCGGCCAACAGCGCGATGGCGGACGCACTGCGCCGGGCCGGTCTGCTCGACCAGAAGCCGGGCCGCCGCTGA
- the galE gene encoding UDP-glucose 4-epimerase GalE, producing MTWLITGGAGYIGAHVARAMVAEGERVLVLDDLSAGVRSRLPEGVPLVRGSALDGELLKSVLAEHEVTGVVHLAARKQVGESVERPTHYYRENLGGLATLLDAVAEAGIRRFLFSSSAAVYGDPDVDLITEDTPCTPMSPYGETKLAGEWLVRAAGRAHGMATVCLRYFNVAGAAAPELADTGVFNVVPMVFDRLTRGEAPRIFGDDYPTPDGTCVRDYIHVADLAEAHLAAARRLAGGATGDLTVNVGRGEGVSVRELVTLIGEVTGDGTPAVVEPRRPGDAPRAVASSALAERELGWRAQRGVRDMVESAWQGWLLHHPEARHD from the coding sequence ATGACATGGCTGATCACCGGCGGAGCCGGGTACATCGGAGCCCATGTGGCGCGGGCGATGGTCGCCGAGGGTGAGCGCGTCCTGGTCCTGGACGACCTCTCGGCCGGCGTTCGCTCCCGGCTTCCGGAGGGCGTTCCACTGGTGCGGGGCTCCGCGCTGGACGGCGAGCTGCTCAAGAGTGTCCTGGCCGAGCACGAGGTGACCGGTGTGGTGCACCTCGCGGCGCGCAAGCAGGTCGGCGAGTCCGTGGAGCGGCCGACGCACTACTACCGGGAGAACCTGGGCGGTCTCGCCACGCTGCTGGACGCGGTCGCGGAGGCCGGGATCAGGCGGTTTCTGTTCTCGTCGTCCGCGGCCGTGTACGGCGACCCGGATGTGGACCTCATCACGGAGGACACCCCCTGCACCCCGATGAGCCCGTACGGCGAGACGAAGCTCGCGGGCGAGTGGCTGGTGCGGGCGGCGGGCCGGGCGCACGGCATGGCGACGGTGTGTCTGCGCTACTTCAACGTGGCGGGCGCGGCGGCGCCGGAGCTGGCCGACACGGGCGTGTTCAACGTCGTGCCCATGGTCTTCGACCGGCTGACCCGCGGCGAGGCCCCGCGGATCTTCGGCGACGACTATCCGACACCGGACGGCACCTGTGTCCGCGACTACATCCACGTCGCCGACCTCGCCGAGGCGCACCTCGCTGCGGCCCGGCGGCTGGCCGGGGGCGCGACGGGCGACCTGACGGTCAACGTCGGCCGTGGCGAGGGCGTCTCGGTACGGGAGCTCGTCACGCTCATCGGCGAGGTGACCGGTGACGGCACGCCCGCGGTCGTCGAGCCGCGCCGCCCCGGGGACGCGCCCCGCGCGGTCGCGTCGTCCGCGCTCGCCGAGCGGGAGCTGGGCTGGAGGGCCCAGCGCGGGGTGCGCGACATGGTGGAGTCGGCCTGGCAGGGGTGGCTGCTGCACCACCCGGAGGCACGTCACGACTGA
- a CDS encoding CDP-alcohol phosphatidyltransferase family protein, with protein MSTAILTGQPVPGSSLEGDLRSLGFDVRVATGTGDAEALLAAVPAGQRVAIVDARFVGHLHALRLGLTDPRFPAAAVPGAVTAQPAARPALTRALARENSATAGGAAVVTDNLAERITAALDADGIPVHRPELGTLVAAVPTDPQSRNEARQAVAAVDDEAVRLRSAVKARDGFFTTHFISPYSRYIARWCARRGLTPNQVTTASLVTALIAAAAAATGTRGGFVAAGVLLILSFVLDCTDGQLARYSLQYSTLGAWLDATFDRVKEYAYYAGLALGAARGGDDVWALALGAMVLQTCRHVVDFAFNEANHDATANTSPTAALSDRLDSVGWTVWVRRMIVLPIGERWALIAVLTAAATPRVTFVVLLIGCAFAATYTTAGRVLRSVTRKARRTDRAARALADLADSGPLAELLTRVARRVSLRAPACTALVGGAVVVLAASLAGYGSWWPVLGAVFYVLQSPLALALARPLKGPLDWLVPPLFRAAEYGTVLVLAAKSGVNGVLPAAFGLVAAVAYHHYDTVYRIRGDAGAPPHWLVRAIGGHEGRTLLVTVLAATLTAAQFKVALTALAGYVALVVLVESIRFWVAAHKGGAPAVHDEGEPA; from the coding sequence CTGTCGACCGCCATCCTCACCGGACAGCCGGTCCCCGGATCGTCGCTCGAGGGCGATCTGCGGTCCCTCGGCTTCGACGTGCGGGTCGCCACCGGCACCGGTGACGCCGAGGCCCTCCTCGCCGCCGTGCCGGCGGGCCAGCGGGTCGCGATCGTCGACGCCCGCTTCGTGGGGCATCTGCACGCCCTGCGCCTCGGTCTGACCGATCCCCGCTTCCCGGCCGCCGCCGTGCCCGGTGCCGTCACCGCCCAGCCCGCCGCCCGCCCGGCCCTGACCCGTGCTCTGGCCCGCGAGAACTCCGCCACGGCCGGCGGTGCGGCCGTGGTCACCGACAACCTCGCCGAGCGCATCACCGCCGCCCTCGACGCCGACGGCATCCCGGTCCACCGCCCCGAACTCGGCACCCTGGTCGCCGCCGTCCCCACCGACCCGCAGTCCCGCAACGAGGCCCGGCAGGCGGTCGCCGCCGTCGACGACGAGGCCGTCCGGCTGCGCAGCGCCGTCAAGGCCCGCGACGGCTTCTTCACCACCCACTTCATCAGCCCGTACTCGCGCTACATCGCGCGCTGGTGCGCCCGCCGCGGGCTGACCCCCAACCAGGTCACCACCGCCTCGCTGGTCACCGCCCTCATCGCGGCGGCCGCCGCGGCCACCGGCACCCGCGGCGGTTTCGTCGCGGCCGGCGTCCTGCTGATCCTGTCCTTCGTCCTGGACTGCACCGACGGCCAGCTCGCCCGGTACTCCTTGCAGTACTCCACGCTCGGCGCCTGGCTGGACGCCACGTTCGACCGGGTCAAGGAGTACGCCTACTACGCGGGCCTCGCCCTCGGCGCCGCCCGCGGCGGCGACGACGTGTGGGCGCTCGCGCTCGGCGCGATGGTCCTGCAGACATGTCGGCACGTGGTCGACTTCGCGTTCAACGAGGCCAACCACGACGCGACCGCGAACACCAGCCCCACCGCGGCCCTCTCCGACCGCCTGGACAGCGTCGGCTGGACGGTGTGGGTGCGCCGGATGATCGTTCTGCCGATCGGGGAGCGCTGGGCGCTGATAGCCGTCCTGACGGCCGCCGCCACTCCCCGTGTCACCTTCGTGGTGCTGCTCATCGGCTGCGCCTTCGCGGCGACGTACACCACGGCGGGCCGGGTGCTCCGGTCGGTGACGCGCAAGGCGCGCCGCACCGACCGGGCGGCTCGGGCGCTGGCGGACCTCGCGGACAGCGGGCCGCTCGCCGAGCTGCTGACGCGCGTCGCGCGTCGGGTGTCCTTGCGGGCACCCGCCTGCACCGCCCTGGTCGGCGGCGCCGTCGTCGTGCTCGCGGCCTCGCTCGCCGGATACGGCAGCTGGTGGCCCGTCCTGGGCGCCGTCTTCTACGTGCTTCAGTCGCCCCTGGCCCTGGCCCTGGCCCGCCCCCTCAAGGGCCCCCTGGACTGGCTGGTCCCCCCGCTCTTCCGGGCCGCCGAATACGGCACGGTCCTCGTACTCGCCGCGAAGTCCGGGGTGAACGGAGTGCTGCCGGCGGCTTTCGGCCTGGTGGCGGCCGTCGCCTACCATCACTACGACACGGTGTACCGCATCCGCGGCGACGCCGGCGCGCCGCCGCACTGGCTGGTGCGCGCGATCGGGGGGCACGAGGGCCGGACGCTGCTCGTCACGGTTCTCGCCGCAACTCTCACCGCGGCACAGTTCAAGGTCGCCCTCACGGCCCTCGCCGGGTACGTGGCGCTCGTGGTGCTCGTCGAGAGCATCCGCTTCTGGGTGGCCGCACACAAGGGCGGCGCACCCGCCGTACACGATGAAGGAGAACCCGCATGA